The following coding sequences lie in one Marinobacter sp. ANT_B65 genomic window:
- a CDS encoding ABC transporter ATP-binding protein has product MLAIKGLKTSYGQIEALHGIDICINSGEIVSLVGANGAGKSTLLMTISGLQPTDSGSITFEGKDLLKIGTDQRVASGIVQVPEGRQVFKDLSVEDNLLLGAYTRGRSPEVEEDIERMYEKFPILRQKRRNLAGELSGGQQQMLAMGRALMAKPRLLLLDEPSMGLAPLIIEEIFNIIKELKNEGMTIFLVEQNASQALALADRGYVLETGRVVVEGSGRELLSNEKVREAYLGM; this is encoded by the coding sequence ATGCTTGCCATCAAGGGGCTGAAGACCTCCTATGGCCAGATCGAGGCGCTGCACGGCATTGATATCTGTATCAACAGCGGTGAAATAGTGTCTCTGGTTGGTGCCAATGGTGCTGGCAAATCGACGTTGTTGATGACTATCTCAGGTCTGCAGCCGACCGACAGCGGCAGCATTACCTTCGAAGGCAAAGACCTGCTGAAGATTGGCACCGATCAACGTGTAGCCAGTGGCATTGTGCAGGTTCCTGAAGGCCGGCAGGTGTTCAAGGATCTGAGTGTTGAAGACAATCTGCTACTGGGCGCCTACACCCGTGGTCGCAGCCCGGAAGTGGAGGAAGACATAGAGCGTATGTACGAAAAGTTCCCCATATTGCGGCAGAAACGCAGAAACCTGGCGGGCGAACTGTCCGGCGGCCAGCAGCAGATGCTGGCGATGGGGCGGGCTCTGATGGCCAAACCCAGGTTGCTACTGCTGGACGAGCCCAGCATGGGGCTGGCGCCATTAATTATCGAAGAAATTTTCAACATCATCAAAGAGTTGAAGAATGAAGGCATGACTATTTTCCTGGTGGAGCAGAATGCCTCCCAGGCGCTCGCTCTGGCAGATCGTGGCTATGTGCTGGAAACCGGCCGCGTGGTAGTTGAAGGTTCCGGGCGTGAGTTGCTGAGCAACGAGAAAGTACGTGAGGCGTATCTGGGTATGTAA
- the paaZ gene encoding phenylacetic acid degradation bifunctional protein PaaZ — translation MSVLKSFIAGEWIGSKQGKALPSAINGEIVAYTHDDTLDFRKAAEYGRKVGGKNLLAMDFQERALALKAMALYLQEHKKELYALSMHTGSSKADNGIDIDGGFGTLFSYASMGRRELPSGNVIHEGPVTPLGKNNHFAGTHIMVPRGGVALHIDAYNFPVWGMLEKFAPTFLAGMPSIVKPATSTCYVTELAVRLMHESGALPEGSLQLIIGSTGDLFEHLEEQDVVTFTGSAKTARMLRNHPNIINRSIPFNAEADSLNSAVLAPDVKPEHEEFDLFVREVGREMVAKAGQKCTAIRRVIVPQDQVQAVCDKLKDRLSKITTGDPSVEGVRMGALASIDQLEDVKANIQELLKTSELVFGGEGNFKPTGEGTEKGAFIEPHLLVCRNPENGCGAHDIEAFGPVATIIPYNTLDEAVELVAKGRGSLVTTVTTRDPVTIAKLAPALAAYHGRLHLLDAEAAKESTGHGSPLPMLKHGGPGRAGGGEELGGIRAVYHYLQRTAIQGSPTMLAAVTGEYVRGATLIENDIHPFRYHFEDLQINQSLLTHRRTVTEADLVNFGCLSGDHFYMHFDEIAAKNSQFGKRIAHGYFVLSAAAGLFVDPGEGPVLANYGLDTLRFIEPVAPGDTIRARLTCKRKIDQGRTSPDGHPQGVVVWDVQVTNQNDELVASYDILTLVAKKPE, via the coding sequence ATGTCAGTTCTCAAGAGTTTTATTGCCGGTGAATGGATTGGTTCAAAGCAGGGCAAAGCCCTGCCCAGCGCCATCAACGGCGAGATCGTTGCCTATACACACGACGACACACTGGATTTCAGAAAAGCTGCGGAGTATGGCCGCAAGGTCGGCGGAAAAAACCTGCTGGCCATGGATTTTCAGGAGCGCGCCCTGGCCCTAAAAGCCATGGCGCTGTATCTGCAAGAGCACAAGAAAGAACTTTATGCTCTCTCAATGCATACCGGTTCCAGCAAAGCAGATAACGGTATCGACATCGATGGCGGCTTCGGTACATTGTTTTCCTATGCCAGCATGGGCCGCCGTGAGCTGCCATCCGGCAATGTGATCCACGAAGGCCCGGTAACACCCCTGGGCAAAAACAATCACTTTGCGGGCACTCATATTATGGTGCCTCGTGGCGGTGTAGCACTGCATATCGACGCCTACAACTTTCCTGTATGGGGAATGCTGGAAAAGTTTGCGCCAACCTTCCTGGCAGGCATGCCCTCCATTGTTAAGCCGGCGACGTCGACCTGTTACGTGACTGAACTGGCCGTGCGCCTGATGCACGAATCAGGCGCTTTGCCTGAAGGCAGCCTGCAGTTGATTATCGGCAGCACCGGCGATCTGTTCGAACACCTGGAAGAGCAGGATGTGGTTACCTTTACCGGCTCGGCGAAAACCGCCCGGATGCTGCGAAATCACCCGAACATTATCAACCGGTCCATTCCTTTCAATGCCGAAGCAGACTCGCTGAACAGTGCTGTTCTGGCCCCGGATGTAAAACCGGAACACGAAGAGTTTGACCTGTTTGTGCGGGAAGTCGGCCGCGAAATGGTCGCCAAAGCCGGTCAGAAATGTACTGCAATCCGCCGGGTGATAGTACCTCAGGATCAGGTACAGGCGGTGTGTGACAAGCTCAAAGATCGACTGTCGAAAATCACCACGGGTGACCCTTCTGTCGAAGGCGTGCGCATGGGGGCTTTGGCCTCTATCGATCAACTGGAAGACGTGAAAGCCAACATCCAGGAGCTGCTGAAAACCAGTGAGCTTGTCTTCGGAGGCGAAGGCAACTTCAAGCCAACAGGCGAGGGCACCGAAAAAGGCGCGTTCATCGAACCGCACCTGTTGGTATGCCGTAACCCGGAAAATGGCTGTGGCGCACACGACATCGAGGCCTTTGGCCCGGTTGCCACGATCATTCCTTACAACACTCTGGACGAAGCCGTTGAGCTGGTCGCCAAAGGCCGTGGTTCACTGGTTACCACCGTAACCACCCGCGACCCGGTCACCATTGCCAAGCTGGCTCCGGCGCTGGCAGCCTATCATGGCCGCCTGCACTTGCTGGACGCAGAAGCCGCAAAGGAATCTACCGGCCACGGCTCTCCCCTGCCTATGCTGAAGCACGGCGGCCCGGGCCGCGCCGGTGGTGGCGAAGAACTCGGTGGTATCCGCGCCGTGTATCACTACCTGCAGCGCACCGCCATTCAGGGTTCACCCACCATGTTGGCAGCAGTAACCGGCGAATATGTTCGCGGTGCCACGTTGATCGAAAATGACATTCACCCGTTCCGTTATCACTTTGAAGATCTACAGATCAATCAATCGCTGCTGACCCACCGTCGCACGGTTACTGAGGCAGATCTGGTGAACTTCGGTTGCTTGTCGGGCGATCACTTCTACATGCACTTCGATGAAATCGCCGCGAAGAACAGCCAGTTCGGCAAGCGCATTGCCCACGGCTATTTCGTGCTATCTGCCGCCGCCGGCCTGTTCGTTGATCCTGGCGAAGGCCCTGTCCTGGCCAACTATGGCCTGGACACGCTGCGCTTCATTGAGCCGGTCGCACCGGGCGATACCATTCGCGCCCGCCTGACCTGTAAACGCAAAATCGACCAGGGCCGTACGTCGCCAGATGGCCACCCTCAAGGTGTGGTGGTTTGGGATGTTCAGGTCACCAATCAGAACGACGAGCTGGTTGCCAGCTACGATATTCTGACCCTGGTTGCCAAAAAGCCGGAATAA